A segment of the Xenopus tropicalis strain Nigerian chromosome 6, UCB_Xtro_10.0, whole genome shotgun sequence genome:
GTGACTGGTCAATTTTGGAGCTAAGAGGGATATTTCCTCTCTCTTTGTTCGCAGGGGCTTCAAATGGGATTCATCTGGATTAAGCAGCAGTTAGGTAGATTTCACATAGGCAAAAGAGATTGAACTTGTTGGATGTGTGTCTGTTTTGCAGCCTCATCTTCTCTGTTAGTATGTTACCATAAACAAGGGATGTATCATGCAGTTGATGTTGAACATCAACTTACAACAGCTTATGTCAGGGAGATAAGAGCTTTAGAATAATAGTTACCATACTGCCCAACCCTAGTGTAAAGTATCCATCTTGCTGTCAGAGGGATAGGCAGCTATAAAGTACATAGAGTTTTTAgtttatatgcattatttatagcTCGCTGCATCACTGTAACATTTTCCTTTGTTCTGGTAAGACATAACAGGAAAAGGCAGGATCCATCTATGGAAATACACATCTCTAGACATAGAAACTACAATAAAAAAAGGATATATGCCTTTACATAATAGTTATTGTATTTGATTAGAGGTGTGGGAAGGTTGGGAGAAACAAATGACAGGTATTCAGTTACATCACAAGTCACTTGATTGCTTTCCTGGTCTCCCCACCCCCTCACTCCTTGGCCTCTCCCAGGTTGATGTTTCACTGAAGTTGCTTTTCAGGTTCTACGGGCTGGGAAATTACAGGTGTCCGGCTGTGCTTAGTGCATCTCTTGCTATTTTCATATTATCTAGAAAATATCCAAGTCCTGTTGTTCAGACACATTTTAAGCAAAAATGAGCAAGATCACAAAGTTATTCAAGTCCTCTGGTGGGTCAGGATCTTCGTCAAAGAACAGAAAAGGACCCAGTGCACAGGAGGCCCTCTTTAAACTCAGGGAGACGGAGGAAATGTTAACCAAAAAGCAGGAGTACCTGGAAAAGAAGATCGAACTGGAGCTGGCCACAGCAAAAAAACACGGCACCAAGAACAAAAGAGGCAAGTGAACCGGCAGTTTGTTGCTATCACATTCCTCAGTGCAATACAAAGGGGGGATTAAAATCACGGTACAATAAATTAGATCTAAAGAGGCACTGCTCAGTACAGTTTATCAATTATACGATTCATATGCAGAAAAGAAGTGTGCTCAaactgtggccctccagctgtcgTTTGGGCCCTCTGACCCATACTGTAGTTTGTTTTTGTTTGCGGCATTATTGTACATTCCTGTTGGTTCTGAATACGTTGGTTTGTTATAAATACACTGTCATTTTTCCTTTCTCCCTGTCATTGAATGATAGAAGGTGTCATTTCACCACCAGCAGCTGAAAGACTGTGGTTTGGATTCTCCTTCTCTGAGTGAATATTTTATCCTGCATTCTAAATAATATCATACTATAGAGTTACAGATAACATCTGTTGTGTATTTTGTTTACTCAGGAAATCATAAATATTCTCTCTATAATGATTTTTCCTTAACTTTAATATGTTCTTTTTGCCTATTTAGCTTAAGAACAGGAGTCTGCCAAGTCCATTTGCAATAAACCCAAGCCATTGATTTTGAATCTATTCTTAGCATGAAAGGTGGAACCTGTTCGGTTTCTTTCAGAGTGCGTCTGTGCCGGATGTCTGCAATTTTGAGTTCCTGTGGTTTCATTTTACAAACACTGCTTAACTGAGCAATTTGCTAAAATTCATAAGCAGTGCAGGGTGGATGGCAGTATCTTTAGTATGGAATGTCTTGTAATAAATCAGGCccagcctggcaatctgtggattctggcaaatgccagaggggctgctataaaatgccatagacagtcactattttgtgggctggtgggggctgtttgggcctctgtgtacttgaaatgccagggcctatttaatatccctgttaaaggggaaggaaaggctaagtcacttgggggtgccaaaatgttaggcacccccaagtgacttagatcgcttaccttgtaccctgggctggtgcccctgttaagagaaaaaagcaccagcccagggcacctgcaggaagcgcttcctccttcctttctcttctgccgtcgaaatccgtcggccggcgcatgcgcattagagtgaaatgccgactttaatgtttaagttcggcttttcactcaactgcgcatgtgcgcgcaagcgaaaaggaaggaggaagcgatcgctgctattccgggctggtgctgttctctcctaacaggggcaccagcccggggtaaaaggtaagcgatctaagtcacttgggggtgcctaacattttggcacccccaagtgacttagcctttccttctcctttaaggcctatataaataatacagttCCTTTGTTAGCAGGAAACATCCAGGACTTACAAGGACTGTAACAGAAGCTTTAGAAGGATTGTGCTGAAAATGTTGAAACCAAATGCTTCTGAAAGTGATCAACATGAGAACATATTGTTCTTTTGTACCCTTCCCTTATTAATGTATGGTTAAGAAACAAGAGAGGATCTAGGGACTCATCAGAGCTAAACAGCACAAGCacagttgtccatagcaaccaaccagcaatacGTTTTGATCAGTCCAGTGCCAGATAGAAAATGAgagtaaatatctgattggttgctttgggcaactgCACCTTTGTTCATAAACAAGCCCCCTTATCCAATAAACCtcttgaagtcaatgggcatttttttttgaatttttttacataaaatacattgaagtctataggtgtttttttctcatgccaaatgcataaaAGTCAGTGGAGTTTTTTCCTCTCTCCAcatgcattgaagtgaatgggcCTTTTTTGCTGCCAAATCTTTGTCAcggttttgagaaaaaaattgccagtAGTAAAATGTGGTGAATGATCTAAACAAAGCAAATTATTAGAGCAGACTGGTGCAGTCCTttgttacatttacattatatactattattatttattattattattattattatttattattattatgaaaatgatCCTTATAGGTCCTTGTGGACCAAATATAGTATCTTTGTTAAACCCACCATGAAACACAAGCAACAGAAATATGTTTAAGTTGTACTcaaagttgttcacctttgagcaaagagtcagcagaagaaggcaaataattaaaaaaaaaacataaaaaataaataatgaagaccacttgaaaagttgcttagaattggccattctataacatactaaaagttaaatcgcCCCATACTGTTTATACATTTAGTGgcctattatgctgtgtaaaacaaaattcaaaGAACAAATTGTGTAAAAGGCTGTGTAAAATAATTGgtaaatttatcaaggtgtgttttgttttacattgtCCAAAAATCAGATTTGATGCTGCTATTTCCAGTGGAATTCGCTTTAAGAGAAAAAGGGTAAAGAAATTACACACTGTTTTTTATGTGACAAAGCTATTTTTTACACTCCATAATAAATCTGTTTTGTTATGTGTGCAATTGACACCACAGTATGTTTGTGTATGTACTGATGCAGCCCTTCCCCACTGCTTTCTACCCTCAGCTGCCTTGCAAGcattaaaaagaaagaagaaaatggaGAAGCAGCTGGCACAAATTGATGGAACTCTTTCAACTATTGAATTCCAAAGAGAAGCCCTGGAAAATTCACACACCAACACAGAAGTGTTAAAAAATATGGGTTACGCAGCGAAAGCTATGAAAGCGGTACATGAGAACATGTAAGCATACCAACCAGTTGCTATACTGTGACTAGAATAGGGTAAATCAGTCTTCTGCTCAGATATTTTATTCTAAATTATCCTTCTAAATATTCCATTACACAGCAGCCCTCTTTTCCTTTCTACATCTGTTATTCCATTCATAATACCACAAGATGTTCATTCCAGACTCCACATCTGCTGCTGccttttatttctcattttgtAGAACgtgttttaaagggaaaggaaaggctaAATAACCGGGGggaacaaaatgttaggcacccccagtgattgtaaactCTTACCTAAAACCCTccactggtgctcctgttaggaaaaaaactGCACAGGCTGGGGTGTATGCAAGCTAGCAATCCATCTTCCTGCTTCGGATTTTGCACAGTAGAGTGGAAAGctgactttaacaaaaaagtgaatgtgtctgggaggggggggggtgcctaacatttggcacccccagtgatttagcctttccttctcctttaaattctgcATCACTGATGCTAAAAACTGTGACTTTCACTATCTTGGTGCCATCAGAAAAATGGGGTTCAGTAGAACTTTCTACATACGTTAAGATACACTTTCCAGTTTTAATGTCGGGGTATACATGCGTGCATGTATGGGAACATGGCTTTAAAAGGATGTATTTATTAGAAAGAACACATCAATATAAATATCGGTTATTCCTTTAAAAAAGTGGTTGCTAGACTTTTTTATTTTCAAGGGACCCTTCAAGGTCAGGGTCAGGCCCCCTTAGTGCATAGCAAGGgtaaatgttttataaaacattGGTGAATAAGCCATTCAGATATAGTTCTAACATTATTTAGAACACAGACAgatgttcaccccaaatcttaccctattGTACCTTCACTCTTGCTTTTTACCCCAAACCTAGCTATCAGGGGGTATCCGGCTTTTCATAGCACTTTTTAGTGAATTCTCCAGTCCTGAGCAAACTTATTACGGCAATATATAACTTGCGCAGTGAGAAGAGCTTTCCTAATGGTTTTTAAGTGTTTCAGGCTGAATTTAAATTTGTGGGTGGTTAAATGTCTGCTTCCAAGTCCTCCTGCAGCATTTGTTTTCTTGATACAATAGATGTATTTTACATGTGGTGAATCCACAACCTGCTTAGCTTgcagtttataaaatgtcactTGATTTGCTATGATTTAGGCTCCTCAAATACAAAACAACTGTACTGTGGTGAAATGCATGATGTGTGACAGAATGTTGGTTAATATCACAAAC
Coding sequences within it:
- the chmp4c gene encoding charged multivesicular body protein 4c — encoded protein: MSKITKLFKSSGGSGSSSKNRKGPSAQEALFKLRETEEMLTKKQEYLEKKIELELATAKKHGTKNKRAALQALKRKKKMEKQLAQIDGTLSTIEFQREALENSHTNTEVLKNMGYAAKAMKAVHENMDLEKIDNLMQDIHEQQDVAQEISDAISRPAGFCDDFDEDELMAELEELEQEDMNSQMANVKLPSVPSTKLPSRPASSRKKVEDDDDMQMLAAWAT